The following coding sequences lie in one Arachis ipaensis cultivar K30076 chromosome B03, Araip1.1, whole genome shotgun sequence genomic window:
- the LOC107633165 gene encoding uncharacterized protein LOC107633165: protein MQKGLPPKLEDLGSFFLPCAIGSMTINKALCDLGASINLMPSSLVKKLCIEEVKPVQMSLELVDKSVICPRGVIENLLVKVEKFIFPTDFVVLDSDEDKADSIILERPFLATVRAIIDVEQGELTLRMHDESVTLNVFPETHLIDEKKDCMETDKENLQWKEGINKMIRSYLPKQEIDNTVGQKEKEIVQSDEEIQEDIKTYLTDAYTVLKHMPQF from the exons ATGCAGAAAGGACTCCCCCCTAAACTTGAAGATCTTGGAAGTTTCTTTCTACCTTGTGCCATTGGTAGTATGACCATCAACAAGGCACTGTGTGACTTAGGGGCTAGTATCAATCTGATGCCTTcctctctagtgaaaaagctGTGCATAGAAGAAGTGAAACCAGTACAGATGTCTTTAGAATTGGTGGACAAGTCAGTGATTTGTCCCAGGGGTGTGATTGAGAACCTTCTAGTGAAGGTAGAAAAATTCATATTCCCTACAGATTTTGTGGTCTTAGACTCAGATGAAGATAAAGCTGATTCCATTATACTGGagagaccattcttggccactgttAGGGCCATTATAGACGTAGAGCAAGGAGAGTTAACCCTCAGAATGCATGATGAAAGCGTCACCCTGAATGTATTTCCAGAAACACATCTCATTGATGAAAAGAAAGACTGCATGGAAACTGACAAGGAAAACTTACAGTGGAAGGAAGGAATTAACAAGATGATCAGGAGTTACCTTCCAAAGCAAGAAATAGATAATACAGTAGGgcaaaaagagaaagagattgTACAGAGTGATGAAGAAATTCAAGAAGACATTAAA acATACTTGACAGATGCATACACTGTTTTGAAACACATGCCacagttctaa